From Aphelocoma coerulescens isolate FSJ_1873_10779 chromosome 15, UR_Acoe_1.0, whole genome shotgun sequence, one genomic window encodes:
- the FICD gene encoding protein adenylyltransferase FICD, with the protein MNLVAMATDPELQWVSLWVRVRWAAVLVLLLSSLVMLLLPLAAVDNQCHAVLKGLSFLKSKLGSSGITRFSGQSTELSVTSKGLELLVLKGKASPEVKLEARAALNQALEMKRQGKREKAHKLFLYALKMDPDYVDALNEFGIFSEEEKDILQADYLYSKALTISPHNEKALSNRGRTLPLVEEIDQRYFSIIDSKVKKVMAIPKGNSALRRVMEESYYHHIYHTVAIEGNTLTLSEIRHIIETRYAVPGKSLAEQNEVIGMHAALKFVNTTLVSRIGSVTSRDILDIHRRVLGYADPVEAGRFRATQVFVGHHIPPHPQDVEKQMEEFVQWMNSEDAMSLHPVEFAALAHYKLVYIHPFVDGNGRTSRLLMNLILMQAGYPPITIRKEQRAEYYHVLEVANEGDVRPFIRFIAKCTETTLDMLLIATTEYSVGLPEAGGTAGCKQTIPVKT; encoded by the exons ATGAATCTCGTGGCGATGGCGACGGATCCCGAGCTCCAATGGGTGTCCCTGTGGGTCCGTGTCCGGTGGGCGGCCGTGCTCGTGCTGCTCCTGAGCTCCCtggtgatgctgctgctgccgctggctGCTGTGGACAACCAGTGCCACGCTGTGCTCAAGGGCCTCTCCTTCCTGAAGAGTAAGCTGGGCTCCTCGGGAATCACCAGGTTCTCGGGACAGAGCACGGAGCTGAGCGTGACCTCcaaggggctggagctgctggtgctgaaAGGAAAAGCCTCCCCAG AGGTGAAGTTGgaagccagagcagctctgaatcaAGCCCTGGAGATGAAGCGCCAAGGGAAGCGGGAGAAGGCCCACAAACTCTTCCTGTACGCCCTCAAAATGGACCCGGATTACGTGGATGCCCTGAACGAGTTTGGGATCTTTTCCGAGGAGGAAAAAGACATCCTCCAGGCCGACTATCTGTACTCCAAAGCTCTGACCATCTCCCCCCACAACGAGAAGGCTCTGAGCAACCGGGGCCGGACGCTGCCCTTGGTGGAGGAGATCGACCAGAGGTATTTCAGCATCATCGACAGCAAGGTCAAGAAGGTGATGGCCATTCCCAAGGGGAATTCCGCCCTGCGCCGGGTGATGGAGGAATCCTACTACCACCACATCTACCACACGGTGGCCATCGAGGGGAACACGCTGACGCTCTCCGAGATCCGGCACATCATCGAGACCAGGTACGCCGTTCCCGGGAAGAGCCTGGCGGAGCAGAACGAGGTGATCGGGATGCACGCGGCCCTCAAGTTCGTCAACACCACGCTGGTgtcgcgcatcggctccgtcaccagcagggacatcctggaCATCCACCGGCGCGTGCTGGGCTACGCTGACCCCGTAGAGGCCGGCCGCTTCCGCGCCACGCAGGTCTTCGTGGGCCACCACATCCCGCCCCACCCGCAGGACGTGGAGAAGCAGATGGAGGAGTTCGTGCAGTGGATGAACTCGGAGGACGCCATGAGCCTGCACCCCGTGGAGTTCGCGGCGCTGGCGCACTACAAGCTGGTTTACATCCACCCCTTCGTGGACGGCAACGGCCGCACCTCGCGGCTGCTGATGAACCTGATCCTGATGCAGGCGGGGTATCCGCCCATCACCATCCGCAAGGAGCAGCGGGCCGAGTATTACCACGTGCTGGAGGTGGCCAACGAGGGCGACGTGCGGCCCTTCATCCGCTTCATCGCCAAGTGCACCGAGACCACGCTGGACATGCTGCTCATCGCCACCACCGAGTACTCCGTGGGCCTGCCCGAGGCGGGAGGCACCGCCGGCTGCAAACAAACCATCCCCGTCAAGACTTGA
- the SART3 gene encoding squamous cell carcinoma antigen recognized by T-cells 3: MAAAGAEAAAEEEKRLPEGDPESGGDSDDEGDSDSSGDGEDEEKENEAEIQRLEEQLSINAFDYNCHLDLIKLLRQEGELVKLRRARQKMSELFPLTEEIWLDWLKDEIKMASEISEREKVYELFERAVKDYICPEIWLEYAQYSIGGIGQEGGIEKVRSIFERALTAVGLHVTKGTALWEAYREFENAILETAQPAPGSIPSPEQQQVLCSQLEKIHTLFRRQLGIPLLDMEASYAEYEEWSEEPIPETTIKNYKKALQQLEKCKPYEEALLGAETPKLAEYQAYIDFEMKAGDPARIQLIYERALAENCLVPDLWARYNQYLDRQLKVKELVLSAHDRAVRNCPWTVGLWIRYLLAMERHRVEHSIISEIFEKALNAGFIQATDYVEIWQAYLDYLRRRVDFTQDSSKELEELRSAFARAVEYLKQEVEERFSESGDPSCTIMQNWARVEARLCNNMQKARELWDNIMTKGNAKYANMWLEYYNLERAHGDTQHCRKALHRAVQCTSDYPEHVCEVLLTLERIEGTLEDWDAAVQKTENRLARVNEQRAKAAEKEAALAKQEEERAEQRKQARAEKKASKKAKKTRIGDKRKADEDDEGEWGQEEELPSKRHRGEGDGVLPEEDMEVETGLFGRSEKPDGPAIPKEKASTSRKDIPRVFHDSSKDKVTVFVSNLSYTMAEPEAKLRELFGSCGEVVEIRAVFNNKGTFRGYCYVQFREEEAARQALALDRTAVEGRPMFVSPCVDKNKNPDFKVFRYSTTLEKHKLFISGLPFSCTKEELEEVCKAHGNVKDIRLVTNRAGKPKGLAYVEYENEAQASQAVLKMDGLTVKDHVIKVMISNPPLRKLPDRPEPGRASLPLAPRQIYGARGKGRTQLSMMPRALQRQSNLVAKAENGMVQNSPATSSDPPAEPKKMSNADFAKMLLKK, translated from the exons atggcggcggcgggagctGAGGCGGCGGCCGAGGAGGAGAAGCGGCTGCCGGAGGGAGATCCCGAGTCGGGCGGGGACTCGGACGATGAGGGCGACTCGGACTCGTCTGGGGACGGCgaggatgaggagaaggagaatgagGCCGAGATCCagcggctggaggagcag ctttccaTCAATGCTTTTGACTACAACTGTCATTTGGATCTGATCAAGCTGCTCCGACAGGAGGGAGAGCTGGTGAAGCTCCGCAGAGCTCGGCAGAAGATGAGCGAGCTCTTCCCCCTCACTGAAG aaatttGGCTGGACTGGTTGAAAGATGAGATAAAAATGGCTTCGGAGATCTCTGAGAGAGAGAAGGTTTATGAGCTGTTTGAAAGGGCTGTCAAAGATTACATCT GTCCTGAAATTTGGCTGGAGTATGCCCAGTATTCCATTGGAGGCATTGGTCAGGAAGGAGGCATCGAGAAGGTCCGGTCCATCTTCGAGCGGGCTCTGACGGCCGTGGGGCTGCACGTGACCAAGGGCACGGCCCTGTGGGAAGCATACAGGGAATTTGAGAATGCCATCCTGGAAACAGCACAG CCAGCCCCTGGCAGCATTCCATCCccggagcagcagcaggtgctgtGCAGCCAGCTCGAGAAGATCCACACGCTCTTCCGGCGCCAGCTGGGGATCCCACTGCTGG ACATGGAGGCTTCTTATGCTGAATATGAGGAGTGGTCAGAAGAGCCCATTCcagaaacaacaataaaaaactaCAAAAAAGCTCTACAGCAGCTGGAGAAGTGTAAACCCTACGAGGAGGCACTG CTGGGTGCTGAAACCCCAAAGCTGGCAGAATACCAAGCTTACATTGATTTTGAAATGAAAGCAGGTGACCCAGCTCGGATTCAGTTGATCTATGAGAGAGCTTTGGCTGAGAACTGCCTTGTCCCAGATCTCTGGGCACGCTACAACCAGTATTTG GACAGGCAGCTGAAGGTGAAGGAATTGGTTTTATCCGCTCACGACCGCGCTGTCAGGAACTGCCCCTGGACTGTTGGGCTGTGGATTAGGTACCTGCTGGCCATGGAGAGGCACAGGGTGGAGCACAGCATCATTTCTG aaatatttgaaaaagcTCTGAATGCAGGTTTTATTCAGGCAACGGACTATGTAGAGATCTGGCAGGCCTATCTGGATTACCTGAGGAGAAGGGTGGATTTTACACAAG actCCAgtaaggagctggaggagctgcgcTCTGCATTTGCACGAGCTGTGGAGTACTTGAAACAAGAAGTAGAAGAAA GGTTCAGTGAAAGTGGAGATCCATCCTGCACCATCATGCAGAACTGGGCAAGAGTTGAG GCCCGCTTGTGTAACAACATGCAGAAAGCCAGGGAGCTCTGGGACAACATCATGACTAAAGGAAATGCCAAATATGCCAACATGTGGCTGGAGTATTACAACCTGGAAAG GGCCCATGGGGACACCCAGCATTGCAGGAAGGCCCTGCACAGAGCAGTGCAGTGCACCAGCGACTACCCCGAGCACGTCTGCGAGGTGCTGCTCACCCTCGAGAGGATAGAAG GAACACTGGAAGACTGGGATGCAGCTGTTCAAAAAACAGAGAACAGATTGGCTCGAGTGAATGAACAAAGAGCAAAG GCTGCTGAGAAAGAAGCTGCTCTGgcaaagcaggaggaggagagagctgAGCAGAGGAAGCAGGCTCGGGCAGAGAAGAAAGCTTCCAAAAAGGCCAAAAAAACCAGGATTGGGGACAAGCGCAAAGCAGATGAGGATGACGAGGGTGAATGGGGACAAGAAgaag AGCTGCCCAGCAAGAGGCACAGGGGAGAGGGTGATGGAGTGCTCCCTGAAGAGGACATGGAAGTGGAGACCGGGCTCTTTGGGAGAAGTGAAAAGCCAGATGGCCCAGcaatcccaaaggaaaaggcatcCACCAGCCGCAAGGACATCCCCAGAGTTTTCCACGACAGCAGCAAGGATAAAGTCACTGTGTTTGTCAGCAACCTCTCCTACACCATGGCAGAGCCCGAAGCCAAGCTGAGGGAGCTctttgggagctgtggggaggtCGTGGAGATCCGAGCAGTGTTCAACAACAAGGGCACCTTCCGGGGCTACTGCTACGTGCAATtcagggaggaggaggctgcTCGGCAGGCCCTGGCCTTGGATCGCACGGCTGTGGAGGGCAGGCCCATGTTTGTGTCTCCATGTGTTGACAAGAACAAGAATCCTGACTTTAAG GTGTTCAGGTACAGCACTACCCTGGAGAAACATAAACTCTTTATATCTGGTTTGCCATTTTCCTGCACTAAGGAAGAGCTGGAGGAGGTGTGTAAAGCCCATGGGAATGTGAAGGACATTCGGCTGGTCACCAACAGAGCTGGAAAACCCAAG GGCCTGGCTTATGTGGAATATGAGAACGAAGCCCAGGCCTCCCAGGCTGTGCTGAAGATGGATGGGCTGACAGTGAAGGACCACGTCATCAAGGTGATGATCAGCAACCCCCCGCTCCGGAAGCTTCCGGACAGGCCCGAGCCCGGCAGggcctccctgcccctggcaccaCGGCAGATTTATGGAGC gcgagggaagggaaggacacaGCTCTCCATGATGCCCCGGGCGCTGCAGCGTCAGAGCAACCTTGTGGCCAAGGCTGAGAATGGGATGGTCCAGAACTCACCAGCAACGTCCTCTGACCCCCCTGCAGAGCCTAAAAAAATGTCCAATGCTGATTTTGCCAAGATGCTCCTGAAAAAGTGA
- the ISCU gene encoding iron-sulfur cluster assembly enzyme ISCU, producing MAALRAAGAALLRPRPGPAPAALGYHKKVVDHYENPRNVGSLDRNAKNVGTGLVGAPACGDVMKLQVEVDENGRIVDARFKTFGCGSAIASSSLATEWVKGKTVDEALKIKNTDIAKELCLPPVKLHCSMLAEDAIKAALADYKLKQDSSKESDKKADNA from the exons ATGGCGGCGCtgagggcggcgggggcggcgctgCTGCGACCCCGGCCCGGGCCGGCCCCGGCCGCGCTGGGCTACCACAAGAAG GTGGTGGATCACTACGAGAACCCGCGCAACGTCGGCTCCCTCGACCGCAATGCCAAGAACGTGGGCACCGGCCTGGTGGGCGCCCCGGCCTGCGGCGATGTCATGAAGCTGCAG GTGGAAGTGGACGAGAACGGCAGGATTGTGGATGCCCGCTTCAAAACTTTCGGCTGCGGCTCGGCCATCGCCTCCAGCTCGCTGGCCACGGAGTGGGTCAAAGGGAAAACG GTTGATGAAGCGCTGAAAATCAAGAACACAGATATTGCCAAGGAACTCTGCCTTCCCCCTGTCAAACTGCACTGCTCCA TGCTGGCTGAAGACGCCATCAAGGCTGCCTTGGCTGATTACAAACTGAAGCAGGATTCAAGCAAAGAATCCGACAAAAAAGCCGACAATGCCTGA